The window GGCTGCGAGCATGCGCAGGTCCTTGCTCGACACCGGCAGGCCGGACGCCTCCTTCAGATAAGCGTTGATGTCGGCCGCGTTGATCGCGGCGACTGGGCCTCCCTCGGCGCAGTACTGGAACAGGCGCTTGCCGGGCAAGGTCTTCAACCGCGTCAGGGCACGGGCAAGCGGGGCGTCGTCACGCCCGCAGGCGACGTCCTTGCCGCCCTTGCCACGGAAGGAGAGCGCGACATGCCTGCCGTCGACGGAGACGTGGCGCTTGAGCAGGGTTGAGGCGCCATGGCTACCGTTGGTGCGGGCATAGACCTCGTTGCCGACGCGGATATGGCAGCGATCGATGATCGCGGCAGCGCAGGCGAGCGCCTTGGCGCGTGTCAGCGTGCGATCCTTCAGATCGGCAGCGATGCGCTCGCGCAGTTTCGGCAGCGCGTCGATCAGGCGGCCGAGGCGCTTCAGCTTTCGGCGCTCGCGCACCTTCTCCCAATCGGGGTGATAGCGGTGCTGGATACGCCCGGCGTCGTCGCGGCCGGCCGCCTGGAGGTGGGCGCGCGGATCAGCGGCGATCAGCACATCCTGGTAGGCCGGCGGGATCGCCAGTGAGCGGATGCGGGCGAGCGTCTCGTCATCGGTGATCCTGCCGCCATCGGCATCGCGATAGCCGAAATTGCGGCCGACCCTGACGCGGCGGATGGTGAGGTCATCGACGCTGACGCGGCGCAGGCGGCCCTTGCTCGCTGCGGCGCTTCCCTTGCCCTTCGTGACCATCAGCGCCTCCGCAGCTCGACCGGCTGCGGAGGAATGCGGGACGTGGCCGGATGTTCCAGCCTAGCGCTTCGCCCGCGCCACGATCTGCGTCGGGTTGACGAAGCGCAGCGCGATGATGAGCCAGATCAGCGTCGTCACCATGTAGATCACCGCCATGGCGTCGATCGACTGCACGGCGCGCACGCCGGCGGCGAAGACGGCGTAATAGAGCGCGACGACCAGGGTCTGGCTGGTCGGGCCGGCCGTGAGGAAGGTCAGCTCGAACATCGCGATCGTGCGGACCAGCACGAGCAGCAGCGCGGCGAGGATGCCGGGCATCAGCAGCGGCAGCAGCACGTAGACGAAGAGCTTGAAGGTGTTGGCGCCGAAGACGCGCGCCGCCGCCTCGATCTTGGTGTCGATCTGCTCGATGAACGGGATCATCACCAGGATGACGAAAGGCACCGTCGGCACGAGATTAGCGAGCACCACGCCCGACATCGAGCCGGCGAGGCCGGTGCGGTAGAGCACGGTCGCGAGCGGGATGCCGAAGGTGATCGGCGGAACCAGCAGCGGCAGCAGGAAGAGCAGCATCACCAGCTTCTTGCCGGGGAAATCGCGCCGCGCCAGCGCATAGGCAGCGGGTACGCCGATCAACCCTGACAAGAAGACGACGAGGAAGACGATCTGGAAGGTGACCGTGAGCACGTCGCCGAGCTGGAACTCGCTCCAGGCGGCGCCATACCAGCGCGTCGTCCAGCCATCCGGCAGCCAGGAGCGCAGCCAGCGTGTCGAGAACGAGCTCGTCACCACCGCCGCGATCATGCCGAACAGGTTGACGATGAAGAAGCCGATCAGCGTCCAGTTGGCCGCGGCCCAGAGCTTGGTGGAAAGGCGGGTGTCCTTGACCATCGGATCAGCCCTTCCCGCCGCCGGCCGGGCCGCGATAGAGCATCCCGCGCAGGCCCAGAACCGCGACGACGATTGCGAGCTGGACCACGCCCATGATCATCGCGACGGCCGAGGCCATCGAGTAGTCGTATTCCTCGAAGGCGGCCTGGTAGGCGGCGATCGAAATGACGCGCGTAGGACCCGCAGGCGCCCCTAACAGCACCGCCGAGGGAAAGACCGAGAAGGCCTGGACGAAGCTGAGGCAGAAGGTGATCGCGAGGCCAGGCAGCAGCAGCGGCAGGAGGATGTGCTTGAAGCGCTCCCATGGGCCGGCGCCGAGCGTCGCGCCGGCCTGCTCCAGCGCCGGATCGACGCCGCTGAGATAGGACAGGGTCAAGAGGAAGGTGAAGGGAAAGCCGGTGATGACCAGCGAGATCATCACGCCCCAGTAATTGTGCAGGAGCTTCACCGGGCTTGAGATCAGGCCGATCGCCATCAGCGTCCGGTTGAACCAACCCTGCGGGCCGAGATAGTTCAGGAGCCCTTCCGCAACCAGCACGGTGCCGAGCGTGATCGGAATCACCAGGATGGTGGTGAGCAGGCGCTGGTTCTCCATCAGCCTGACGCGGAAGGCGATCGGGATCGCCAGCAGCAGCGTCAGGATCGTCACCGGCATGGCGAGCCAGAGCGTGGTCGCGATCGTGCCGTAGAGGAAGGAATCCGAGAAGAAGCGCTGGTAGTTCGCCAGCGCCCCGCCCGCCTTCGGATTGAAGGACAGGAACAGCCCGTAGAAGAACGGGTAGATGAACAGCGCCAGCAGGAAGATCACCGCCGGCAGGACGAGCAGGGTCAGCCCGTCGAGGCCCCGCGCGGCGAGGCGCTGCTTGAGCGGAATCTCGGCGATGCTGGACGCAGCGCCTGGCACGGTGCTCATGCGCCCTCTCCGAAGACGAGGACGCGATCCGGAGCTGCGGCGAGGCGGATCTCGGTGCCGGGAGCGATACGGCTATCGGCCAGGAAAGTCAGCGGCGTGTCGTCCGCCATCCGCGCAAAACCGACGAATTCGCGGCCATGGAATTCGGTCGAGACGACCTTGGCCTTGAGCCCCGGAGCACCGTCCGCGACCGGATGCAGGTCCTCGGGGCGGATCGAGATATGGGCGCCCTGCCCGGCCACGACTTGCGATCTTACGCGTCCGGTGACGCCGACTTCGCCGCATGTGACCGTCGCCAGCCCCTCAGTGACGGAGGCAACGCGGCCGGCGACCTTGTTGCGGAAGCCCATGAACTCGGCGACGTCGATGTGGTCCGGCCGCGAAAACAAATCCTCCGGCCCGCCGACCTGGCGGATCTCGCCATCGCGCATGACCACGATCCGGTCGGCGAGCGAGAGCGCCTCCTCTTGGTCGTGCGTGACGTAGATGGTGGTCGCGCCGAGCGTGTTGTGGATGCGCCGGATCTCGGCGCGCATCTCGAGACGCAGCTTGGCATCGAGATTGGAGAGCGGCTCGTCCATCAGCACGAGCGGCGGCTGCACTGCGATGGCGCGGGCGATGGCGACACGCTGCTGCTGGCCACCGGAGAGCTGGCCGGGCAGCTTAGCCTCCTGGCCCTGCAGGCGGACCAGCGCGACGGCTTCCGCGACGCGCTGGTCGCTCTCGGCCCTGGGCATGCCGCGCATCTTGAGGCCGAAGCCGATATTCTTGCGCA is drawn from Bosea sp. Tri-49 and contains these coding sequences:
- a CDS encoding ABC transporter permease gives rise to the protein MSTVPGAASSIAEIPLKQRLAARGLDGLTLLVLPAVIFLLALFIYPFFYGLFLSFNPKAGGALANYQRFFSDSFLYGTIATTLWLAMPVTILTLLLAIPIAFRVRLMENQRLLTTILVIPITLGTVLVAEGLLNYLGPQGWFNRTLMAIGLISSPVKLLHNYWGVMISLVITGFPFTFLLTLSYLSGVDPALEQAGATLGAGPWERFKHILLPLLLPGLAITFCLSFVQAFSVFPSAVLLGAPAGPTRVISIAAYQAAFEEYDYSMASAVAMIMGVVQLAIVVAVLGLRGMLYRGPAGGGKG
- a CDS encoding DNA topoisomerase IB, coding for MVTKGKGSAAASKGRLRRVSVDDLTIRRVRVGRNFGYRDADGGRITDDETLARIRSLAIPPAYQDVLIAADPRAHLQAAGRDDAGRIQHRYHPDWEKVRERRKLKRLGRLIDALPKLRERIAADLKDRTLTRAKALACAAAIIDRCHIRVGNEVYARTNGSHGASTLLKRHVSVDGRHVALSFRGKGGKDVACGRDDAPLARALTRLKTLPGKRLFQYCAEGGPVAAINAADINAYLKEASGLPVSSKDLRMLAANAAAAELLLSTDIAASERGRKRQLADIMRAIAERLVNTPAVVRKSYVHAIVVDAYASGRLSRAYRKARGRGGCSRIERALGLLAA
- a CDS encoding ABC transporter permease, which codes for MVKDTRLSTKLWAAANWTLIGFFIVNLFGMIAAVVTSSFSTRWLRSWLPDGWTTRWYGAAWSEFQLGDVLTVTFQIVFLVVFLSGLIGVPAAYALARRDFPGKKLVMLLFLLPLLVPPITFGIPLATVLYRTGLAGSMSGVVLANLVPTVPFVILVMIPFIEQIDTKIEAAARVFGANTFKLFVYVLLPLLMPGILAALLLVLVRTIAMFELTFLTAGPTSQTLVVALYYAVFAAGVRAVQSIDAMAVIYMVTTLIWLIIALRFVNPTQIVARAKR
- a CDS encoding ABC transporter ATP-binding protein, whose translation is MSIHAANFRELRLDRLCRDFGTHNAVKDVSLTIKQGEFIALLGPSGCGKSTTLNLIAGLLPATGGGIWLDEKRIDPLRPEERGFGMVFQSYALFPHMTVRKNIGFGLKMRGMPRAESDQRVAEAVALVRLQGQEAKLPGQLSGGQQQRVAIARAIAVQPPLVLMDEPLSNLDAKLRLEMRAEIRRIHNTLGATTIYVTHDQEEALSLADRIVVMRDGEIRQVGGPEDLFSRPDHIDVAEFMGFRNKVAGRVASVTEGLATVTCGEVGVTGRVRSQVVAGQGAHISIRPEDLHPVADGAPGLKAKVVSTEFHGREFVGFARMADDTPLTFLADSRIAPGTEIRLAAAPDRVLVFGEGA